One Bemisia tabaci chromosome 7, PGI_BMITA_v3 DNA window includes the following coding sequences:
- the LOC109041758 gene encoding uncharacterized protein, whose amino-acid sequence MSAVATTCFVCKTESKSGKLVAFTEASLKKCKDILQTRIASNFKYADLTLPENLVSSVNIGYHVKCYRAFTAVSAKSKNQDAEILQPPEPLVKTRSQGCFLPPVSSTGVLPKVCIFCHKNRKFVNLERQDLIPVRTFAFEESVKKVAHSLNDIDFLAEVGDNFVAKEVHYHKICWLKYSAPCLKNTHSQSSAKQKTGFDEVMEEFLKFVHENIVIQKKAYLLVNLLKQFAILYEDMTELECSYTTQRLESKLVKHFSDSLTIGTVNQKKVVFHRDLSEDQLQLLVAATNDQILFKETASKLRKIISKVEPSFLPSILTTETVKKGEVETPPELSEFLSELIGGTSSKTKESEHTRRRVKSLAEDIIFSWSKGKLKPSKHITLGLSMMSLTSSRKIIDILNRYGHTLSYSTLESIETELCYSDLAISEHTLAPSAMIKSANLATGVAFNNFDRYVETIGGKDTLHDTVGIAYQISDANLAEPCSATLEQPSVIPPKKRRRKFESDNMTVIEPYRKKPKFTATIEPLDYPARLIVPESLSTAQQRDLLWMVSVALELPDTPMWIGFNAKTIRDTSPRQNIFYLPPINQSPTSNSVVLETMKRAKQIAAECGQENICVTYDLAIAKVAFQIQCTEAPAFDNLFIQMGDFHTMMAFFHAIGKVIEDCGLTDILVDAEIIAGGSVNGFLQGKHFNRCKRIHPIISLALQILHFQSFLTSKNLVTGAAVISELEELSSSKENLRVSGELGNLLAEYRNYCDETLAGNHGKTSQFFYQYVRMINYYFWFSRSIREGDFQLYTYVIPKFTSFFFALNQPNYARWLVKYHENLMKVKETHPELMKTINSGCFAVRRTALTFSRSPVDLTLEQTINADAANKLTGISHFTNSISARERWARLHSIKAEIISSTLETAGLKSKNDVTAELTPRRIKKDREAVGNLVESIKRHVNPFDSSLKENQLFNIATGKAAREETTEFLLNLEVTGSKARDEFIEQCSADPKRFEEPIKRQKVLTFADEQKKLTRTVDNKLSDEIGCKNLFARMLAVSSEHRVDMAEVLKYPLTPTPRSLSHSDGSFIKTDKSALMRQLEKMVPPAEGPSCIDTVLIDGFFLLHTIGEVPRTYGKIARKFLQMVVSYKAQEIFVIFDQYLKPSIKDQERQRRAGVVKTESYTIYGPDQIKPMNFTNCLKSEEFKSNLIEFMILQWQDPSCVQYFGDKTVFMNQGDQCFEFSIVNGHVSKVPCQLFSCHHEEADTRIVYVLSKFKRSKNVVVRCNDTDVLVILLGNLSKFSKDVRIWMEVGFYTNNTLRYLQINDMCAEVGEDTCLALPGLHAFSGCDSTSSFFKKGKVLPFKLMQKTPIYIDYFRKFCEIASSSEISTKTAEQFVCSLYGLSKCKSVNEARYRKFEIAYKPKEKDEPLLKKFSTFNPSLIPPCQSSLQQHVKRSLYQAHIWSNATNPSPAESLCAENFGWKVGNSGYEPIWFEGPVAPPTILDAIADENLSEEGEDYSASDESCEDNDEP is encoded by the exons atgagtgcGGTGGCAACAACGTGCTTTGTGTGTAAAACGGAAAGTAAATCGGGGAAACTTGTAGCTTTTACAGAGGCTTCCCTGAAAAAGTGCAAAGACATACTGCAAACGAGAATCGCGTCTAACTTTAAGTATGCGGATTTAACTCTTCCTGAAAATCTTGTCTCTTCCGTGAACATTGGCTATCATGTTAAGTGCTATCGCGCATTTACTGCAGTGTCCGCAAAATCGAAAAACCAGGATGCAGAGATCCTACAACCTCCAGAGCCATTGGTCAAAACGCGATCACAAGGATGTTTTCTTCCTCCTGTATCTTCAACAGGCGTTTTACCAAAAGTATGTATTTTTTGccataaaaatcgaaaatttgtcaACCTCGAAAGACAGGATTTAATTCCAGTGAGAACTTTCGCCTTTGAGGAGAGTGTTAAAAAAGTAGCCCATAGTttaaatgatattgattttttagCTGAAGTAGGTGATAATTTTGTGGCCAAAGAAGTACATTATCATAAAATTTGTTGGCTGAAATATAGTGCTCCTTGTTTGAAAAACACCCATAGTCAATCTTCAGCTAAGCAAAAAACCGGGTTCGATGAAGTTATGGAAGAATTTCTTAAATTTGTCCATGAAAATATTGTTATACAGAAAAAGGCATATCTTTTAGTAAATTTGTTGAAACAGTTTGCAATTTTGTACGAAGATATGACAGAGCTTGAGTGTTCTTACACAACTCAGAGATTAGAATCAAAACTAGTCAAACACTTTTCAGATAGTCTGACCATAGGAACCGTCAACCagaaaaaagttgtttttcaCCGTGACCTCTCAGAGGATCAACTTCAACTTTTAGTAGCCGCTACTAACGAtcaaattctttttaaagagacTGCGAGTAAACTAAGAAAAATCATATCAAAAGTAGAACCATCTTTCCTACCGTCTATTTTAACAACTGAAACGGTTAAGAAAGGAGAAGTTGAGACTCCTCCGGAATTGTCAGAATTTTTGTCAGAGTTGATTGGTGGAACTAGCTCGAAAACGAAGGAAAGTGAACATACAAGACGTAGAGTGAAATCCTTGGCGGaagatattattttttcttggtctaAAGGGAAATTGAAACCCAGTAAACATATTACGCTTGGTTTAAGTATGATGAGTTTGACTAGTAgcagaaaaattattgatattttaaatCGATATGGTCACACATTGAGTTACTCTACGCTCGAAAGTATCGAGACTGAATTATGTTATTCAGACTTGGCAATCAGTGAGCATACTCTGGCACCCTCGGCTATGATAAAATCAGCCAACTTGGCAACAGGGGTAGCTTTCAATAACTTTGACCGTTACGTTGAAACAATTGGCGGTAAAGACACATTGCACGATACGGTTGGCATTGCTTATCAGATAAGTGATGCAAATCTGGCTGAACCCTGCTCTGCTACCTTGGAGCAACCATCAGTGATTCCTCCAAAAAAACggagaagaaaatttgaaagtgataACATGACCGTCATTGAGCCGTaccgcaaaaaaccaaaatttactGCCACTATTGAACCATTGGATTATCCAGCCAGACTAATTGTTCCAGAATCCTTGTCTACGGCACAGCAACGAGACCTACTGTGGATGGTTTCAGTCGCACTTGAACTTCCAGATACACCAATGTGGATAGGGTTCAATGCTAAAACAATTCGCGATACTTCTCCtaggcaaaatattttttatttgccACCCATTAACCAATCTCCGACCTCGAATTCTGTGGTGCTAGAGactatgaaacgagcgaaacaAATTGCAGCAGAGTGTGGTCAAGAAAATATCTGTGTTACTTATGATTTAGCAATAGCCAAAGTTGCTTTCCAAATCCAGTGCACCGAAGCTCCAGCTTTTGACAACTTGTTCATTCAAATGGGAGACTTCCATACCATGATGGCTTTTTTTCATGCCATCGGCAAAGTTATCGAAGACTGCGGTTTGACGGATATTCTCGTAGACGCAGAAATTATTGCAGGTGGATCAGTCAATGGATTTCTTCAAGGTAAACATTTCAATCGATGCAAAAGAATTCATCCTATTATATCATTAGCCcttcaaattttacattttcaaagttttttgacCTCGAAAAATTTAGTTACCGGTGCGGCAGTTATTTCAGAATTGGAAGAACTCTcttcatcaaaagaaaatttacgtGTTTCTGGTGAATTGGGCAATCTCTTAGCAGAGTACAGGAATTATTGCGACGAAACTCTAGCTGGAAATCATGGTAAAACTTCCCAATTTTTCTATCAGTACGTGAGGATGATAAACTATTACTTCTGGTTTAGCAGGAGCATTCGAGAAGGGGACTTCCAACTTTACACTTACGTAATCCCGaagtttacttcatttttttttgctctaaacCAGCCTAACTACGCCCGATGGCTCGTTAAGTATCacgaaaatttgatgaaagtaaAGGAGACACACCCCGAATTAATGAAAACAATTAATTCTGGTTGTTTTGCAGTTAGACGCACAGCCCTTACCTTTTCAAGATCGCCAGTAGACTTAACACTGGAACAAACAATAAATGCCGATGCAGCCAACAAACTAACGGGTATATCACATTTTACAAATTCCATCTCAGCCAGAGAAAGGTGGGCTCGTCTTCACTCAATCAAGGCCGAAATTATTTCCTCAACTTTAGAAACTGCTGGGCTGAAATCTAAAAATGATGTTACGGCTGAATTGACTCCCCGGAGAATTAAGAAGGATAGAGAAGCTGTGGGTAACTTAGTTGAATCTATTAAGAGGCATGTAAACCCATTCGATAGCTCACTGAAAGAAAATCAGCTTTTCAATATTGCAACTGGAAAGGCGGCGCGAGAAGAGACAACAGAGTTTTTGCTGAACTTAGAAGTTACCGGAAGTAAAGCTCGCGACGAGTTCATCGAACAGTGCTCCGCAGACCCCAAAAGATTTGAAGAGCCAATTAAAAGACAAAAAGTCCTTACTTTTGCTGATGAACAAAAAAAGCTCACCCGCACAGTTGATAACAAATTATCAGACGAAATCggctgcaaaaatttgtttgcGCGAATGTTGGCAGTATCGTCCGAACACCGAGTAGACATGGCTGAAGTACTTAAGTATCCACTTACTCCAACACCGAGGTCCCTTAGTCATTCCGATGGGAGTTTCATAAAAACTGACAAATCTGCTCTGATGCGCCAACTAGAAAAAATGGTTCCACCTGCAGAAGGTCCGAGTTGTATTGATACAGTTTTGATTGATGGTTTCTTTTTGTTGCATACTATTGGAGAGGTTCCTCGAACTTACGGAAAAATAGCGCGAAAATTTTTGCAGATGGTCGTAAGTTACAAAGCTCaagaaattttcgtcatttttgacCAATATTTAAAACCAAGCATTAAAGACCAAGAAAGGCAGCGTCGAGCTGGGGTCGTGAAAACTGAATCTTACACTATTTACGGGCCTGATCAAATAAAGCCCATGAACTTCACAAACTGTCTAAAAAGTGAAGAGTTCAAATCAAACTTGATCGAATTCATGATTCTTCAATGGCAAGACCCAAGTTGTGTACAATATTTCGGGGataaaactgtttttatgaatCAAGGTGATCAATGCTTTGAATTCTCAATTGTGAATGGTCATGTGTCGAAAGTACCGTGTCAATTATTTTCATGCCATCATGAGGAGGCCGACACAAGAATCGTTTACGTTTTATCGAAGTTCAAGAGAAGTAAAAACGTGGTTGTTAGATGTAATGACACAGATGTATTGGTTATTCTTCTGGGCAATTTATCCAAATTTTCGAAGGATGTAAGAATTTGGATGGAAGTTGGATTTTATACAAACAATACACTTCGCTATTTGCAGATAAATGACATGTGCGCTGAGGTGGGAGAGGATACCTGTCTCGCACTACCAGGTCTTCACGCCTTCAGCGGTTGTGACTCCACATCAAGTTTTTTTAAGAAGGGAAAAGTATTACCATTCAAACTGATGCAAAAAACCCCAATTTACATTGactattttagaaaattttgtgaaatcgCCAGTTCTTCTgaaatttcgacaaaaactgCGGAGCAATTTGTATGTTCTCTTTACGGCCTATCTAAGTGCAAATCAGTCAATGAAGCAAGATACAGGAAATTTGAAATCGCGTATAAACCAAAGGAAAAGGACGAGCctttactcaaaaaattctcAACATTCAATCCTTCTTTAATCCCTCCGTGCCAATCATCCCTTCAACAGCACGTAAAACGGAGCCTTTACCAAGCTCATATATGGAGCAACGCAACAAATCCCAGCCCAGCAGAATCGCTTTGTGCAGAAAACTTTGgttggaaagttggcaactccgGATACGAGCCAATTTGGTTTGAGGGACCAGTTGCACCACCAACAATTCTTGATGCGATAGCTGATGAAAATCTATCCG aagaAGGAGAAGACTATTCCGCCTCTGATGAGTCATGCGAGGACAACGATGAGCCATAA